Below is a genomic region from Balaenoptera acutorostrata chromosome 9, mBalAcu1.1, whole genome shotgun sequence.
CCTGCAACCGGAGCGCTACGAGCTGTGGAAACGCGGGCAGGACCGGACCGTGGTGGACCACACGCAGCCCACGGCGCCGGACAGCCAGGTCCTGAACGCCTGGAGGGAGATCCGCGCGCCCGGGGGAGCCGCTCTCGGCCAGAGGCACCACCTGCCCCGCCGCGCTCTGTGCCCCCGTAGGGCTGTAGCCGCGGGCGGTGGGACCAGCCACCGAGTCCCTGCGCGTGCTGTGTCCCGGCGCCCCTCGGCGGCCCGGGGTTCTTGCTCTGCCGCCCAGTTCAGGAATGCGGCCACCAGCACCTCCGGGGAGCCCGGCCCGACCCAGCCGCCGACCCCAGGTCCATCCGCCCCGGATCGCCCCCCAGCTGGAAGATGTGACCCTCGTCGTCGTCCTTGGGAACAGGGCACTGAGGAGCCAGCTGCTCCCCCCAGGGCTAAGAGGAGGCTTTCGTTACACACAGCTCTGGACCCAGAGGCTCAGCCCCTGCCTGTGGATGCACCCTCGCCGGACAGCGCCGCCCCGCTCAGCCCTGGGCTCCAGCATCCCGCCACGGCTTCTGGCTGTGGTTGTGGCCCTGTCCCCTAAGCCCAGGGGATGCCTTTCTACCCCACTGCTCCTGCGTGGGGATCCTTTGAGACTGGTCATATTTACATTTCAGAGCTTTGGGTATTTGCAGGTCACTAGTCTTGCATGAGAGTGCCTCCTGTGCTGCCGCTGGACGTGCTGGGTCCGTGGTGTTTACCAAATTCTCCAAAGTTTGTTCTTCCTTCCAGACCCTGGAATCTTTGGACACTGCTAACTCCTGTGTCACAAACTGAGGTTTCATGCACTGGACACTCTAGTGGCTCTGGGAACTAGGTCCTGCTGAGGTCGCCAGAGCCCAATCTACCTCACACTCCCATCCTGTGGGCCAGCTCTGGATGCTGCTGAACTTCTAAAGAACCCTGGGCTTTGATTACTCTccagtctctctccttttcctcttcccccttcccttcccgcTTTTCTTGCCAAACTAGGCCCTTTTGACTAATTAGGTCAGTAGAGACTCAGATAATAACTGATAAACTTTCTGAGTCTTTGATGTACTGATAATGTGTACTCTGCCAGTATGGTAACTAGAATGTTAAAATCtgactttattaaatatattaaagataacCAGAATGTTAaaatctgactttattttttgtgttgttcagtCAGTCAACTGAGAGGTGGTCGTTTTTTCTGcacttttcttaataattatatcaAAACATTTCAAGCAAAACTTATTTTTATGAGCTTGTTGCCTTGTGTGATGTTGGTGAGTGAGTTTGGGGTTGATTGTTGGGTTCCAGCTGGCTGGCTGGGTTGGGGTATTTGGTTTGCAGCCCGATCTGAAGGATGACTTGGTGGGAATCACCTGGCACTTGGCTGATCCAAGTTGCTAGGAGGGATGAGCGAACATAGGACAATAAGTGCCAGCATGTGAAAATCTTCTCTGCAAGTCACCACTGTCTTCTCAATGCTGTATGTATATTTCACATCATTAAGTCATTGACACATCCCAATAAACCAATCCACAAATAAAGGAACAAGACAATTTCAAGTGGGcatatgttctgtgaagagatgAAAGGGGATGGGATGAGAGTGCAGAATGGGCAGTGTGGTTCAGTGGTCAGGGAATACTTCATAGAGCAGGAGACCTTTTTGAGTCCCAAATGACAAGAAGGAAGGTCAGGAGCTGATTTCCACTTGGATGAAACAGCAAGTGTAACAGCCCTAACATAGAGCTTGGTGTTTTTGTGTGGATAGAGAGGAAGCTCATTTGTGTCTGGGGCActgagaagggagaggcagggtcCAGGGTATGCAGGACCTTGTAGCTCATGTGAAATATTTgagtttttttcaaattgaaatgAGAAGGCATTGGAAGTTTAAAAGAGCACTTGGCATGATATAATTTGCATAGTTAACTAATCACCTTAATTGTTCTGTGGACCCCTTGGGGGCAGGAGAAGTAGTTAGAACATCTAAGTAATACAGGTGAGAATTGATGGTTACTGACTTAGGCCATAGTGTTGAAAATGCACAGAAGTGGCCAAACTcagaataaattttggaaattgaACATGATAGTTTGGATGCAGAAGGAAACACTTCAGAGAATCAAACCacatctctcttccctccagcTCTCCCCTACAGAATTTCAGTAAGAATCTGGAATTTGAAGCACCATGTAAGACTACAGGCAGGACTAATGAAAAAGTAAGGCTTCTTTGAAGTTCTGATTGAGGAGTAGCAAAAGCCCATGTGTCATCCCTATCACCATGCAGCTAGGCAACTCTGTGGTAGTATATTCTGtgggaaactgaagctgagagacTGAACTCTGGATCCGCAGTGGAGGATGGCAGTGAGATGCTTGGCTGGAAAGATGATTAAGCCCTGTATTGAGATGGTGGAACCACATGATGGAAGCAGACTGGAATTACTGGGAAGGCAGCAGCCCTAGAGAGCAACTGGACCATAGTAGATCTCATATGAGCAAGGAGTAAACTTTCAGGTGATAAGTAACTGAGATCTTGAGGGCTTTTGGTCCTTTCATTTAGGTCAGTTGTGGATATGGCAGTGCAGAGAAATAAGGGAACTTTGAAAAGTCTCTATGAAGACAGTAGCCTGGCTCatattgctattttaaattttagaaactgaaattttCCTTGTTATATTTCAGGGATATTACAATCTCTTCCCGGCAGATACACGCTCCAAATAGCCTAGGCTAACAAACTTGGGCGATTTGAAGgccaggaaacaaaaataaatttcagaaaatatttcttccacTACACTCCTTATATTTTCACTCACTTTTATACTTGAAACAAAATTTCCTTTGCCCAATAAAGAGAAGCAatgttaaaaatacagtttaGTTTTACCAGTATACTGGTTCCTAAATTAGTCTTCTTGACCTAAGTAGGCATTTCTCaacagaagatatacaaatggccaacaggcccatgaaaagatgctcaacatcgctaattattaaagaaatgcaaatcaaaaccacagaggggtatcacctcacacctgtcagaatggccatcatcaaaaagtgtacaaataataaatgctggagagggtgtggatgaaagggaaccctcttacactttcggtgggaatgcaaattggttcagccactatggaaaactgtatggaggttgcttaaaaaaactaaaaatagagctaccatatgatccaacaatcccattcctaggcgtatatccagaaaagacgaaaactctaattcgaaaagatacatgcaccccagtgttcataacagccctttttacaatagccaagacatggaaacaaaccaagtgcccatcaacagatgattagtttaagaagaagtggtatatacatatcgtggaatattactcagctacaaaattatgaaatattgtcACTTGCAGCAGCATAGaaggacctagagaatatcatactaagtgaagtaagtaagacagAAAAAGTCAAATAGATTACttacatgtgtaatctaaaaaacaatacaggtgaatctatatacaaaacagaaacagactcacagacatagaaaacaaacttgtggtttgCTAAGGGGAAAGGGAgcaggggaaggataaattaggggtatggtattaacagatacacactactgtacagaaaacagataagcaacaaggatttgcacaaaaaaacaaaacaaacaaaaaccaaacaaaaaaaaccccctaggatttgctatatagcacagggaactgtattcaatatcttgaaataacctattatgaaaaataatctgaaaacatATGTATATCACAATCACTATTCTGTACACCTGcgactaacacaatattgcaaatcaactatacttccattaaaaaaaaaattagtcttctTGAAAGGAtcaggagctgggggtggtgaTGAAGGGGGTTCATCAAGCAATTCTattgaaaattctattttatttcaagtCAACCGGCACACTCATTTAGATATTCACAATCTGGACCACTCTTCTCAGGAAAAGATACCCAGATCCAGCTCTTCTTCCATGGTCAGTAAGTTGTTGCTATACTTAATCTTGGAAAAGCAAGGGACATTGACAATGACAATTACATAAAGGCAAGGATAGAGCCACCTTTGTTCTCACTGCCACGATCTCTCTTAGGCCTCTCTCCACTCCTGAGAAATAACAATCACGAATCCACTGTATATTCATAAAGTTTGTAGACAAAGGCTACGAAATCGAAAAGTAGTATGTCATGTGGTTTAAACAACATACCCGCAccatcaacttttaaaaaagtcaatattACAGTTACAAGATCTAAAGACTTTCTTATCTATAGTTCTTAGTCAGTTCAACAAAGTCAACTAgatctgtgtaatttattttattttattccttctgctGCTGATGGACAATAGGGTTATTTGCAAATCTTTGTTATTTCAAACTATGCTTTACAGAACCGCTTTGTATATAGGATTCCTGGGTTGTATTTATGTTCACTTTTAACTTTTTAGGAAAAGCCAGCTTGCCCTCCAATTTCCACCTCTATTGGCAGTGTGGGAGAGTTCTGGTTTCTCCCTATCTTGACCCACTTTTTTATATTGTCAGACCTAATTGAAATGGGCAGAGAATAGCTTCTTAGATTGCTAGTGATCCTGCACATCTTCttgtatttattggccatttggatttcctcttttctgaATTACCTATTCTAAAGCTCTGCCTACTTTTTTTGGTTtgactattttttgttgttgttatgtggAAGTTATGTGATATTCAGGATACTAATTCATTGTCTATTTCATGTATGATGACAAACTTCTCCTAGactgtaatttcttttaattttttaagtcattgtatgagtcagggttcttcagagTAATAGAACCGGTAGGACATATGTGTATAGCTCTTAGTAGAGGAACTCATTCATTTGGCTATGGAGGCTGAGGAATCCCACGATCTGTCAGGTGGGCCATCAGCAAGATGGAGAACAGGGAATATGGTTGGGTCTGGGTTCGAAAGCCTGGGAACCAGGAGTGCCCACGTCACGTGTCCCAAAGCAAGAGAAGACGGATGCGTCTGCTCAAGCAGAGAGAGTAAATTCACCCTTACTCTGCTCTTTTGTTGAATCTGGGCTCTCAGTGGTTTGGGTGATCCCACCTGCAGTGGTGAAGGCactctttactcagtctactgatgcTAGTGCTAATCTCTTCCCTGAAGAGCCATGCAGGACACACAGAAGTGATGCTTTACCAGCTATCTAGGCATCTCTTAGCCCAATCTACAtgtgaaattaaccatcacagtcatTAGTTTGgaatcatttaaatatatcaGACATTCCCATCATGGTGCTTTTGGTTCTCTAAGCCATTGTTCCACCCTGAGTTCATAAAGACattcttcaatattttctcttaaaattctgTATTGTATCCATCTGTAATGCACCTCAAATTTATTTAGGTAAGTTGTATGAGGTCAAGCTCCAATTCCACCCCCCAAAATAGTGCCACTGCCACTACCACATATTAAATAGCCCATCCTTCCCCATTGGTTTGCTACACTACCTCCATCATAGGCACACTCCCACATAtccatgtgtctgtgtctggCCTCTCTATTTTGTACGTAGATATATTTGTCCATTGAAGCTCAAATATCACAGTTTGGTAGAGGAGAAGTCAccccactttgttcttcttttacggAATCATCTTGGAGATTCTTGTTTGAATACTTCCCTACTTACTAGATCTGTCatcttgagcaagtttcttaataTCTCCTTGATGCGGTTTCCTCATATGAGAAATAGGGTTCATAGGATTTCCCTTATAGGGTCATTATGAAGATAAGGCATAAATAAATTATTCTatgcagagtgcctggcactctttgaacagtgtctggcattagATAGTCACCATatattagctatttttaataatatttgttctGTTGGAGGTACAGAGAAACTTCTGTggatcaaaaacaatgaaaaagagagggaaaagacaaaTCAAAGAGTGAGAACAGATATCGCATTACTCATACCCAGTAAAGAACTAATAAGCAGAACATGTAACTACTACCAAGGCAGACAACCCagcagaaaaatggacaaaatacttGATGAGGCACTTCCTGAAGGAGCACCTCCAATCAGGcaataatcatcagaaaaattggTTCAACCCTATTAGGAACCAAGTAAATGCAAATCATTATGAGCTACCCCTATGCCCTCACCTGATCGGCTAAaactaaaaaggcagaaaatcacCAAAGGTTTGCAAAAGTGAAGGGCGATGAGCACCCTTGCATGCAGCTAGTGTGTAAACTGGTAAAATGTGTTGAAAAAATTTGGCAAGTTGAAGTTTACATATTCTATGGCCAGTATACACGTCAGAGAATTTTCAGAGCAACGCTGTTTGTAAGAgaccaaaagtggaaacaacccaaagccCCATCAACAGTAGAAAGTTTATATGGTTGAATACTTTACAGCCCTGAAACAGAGAAGTCCATCTGCATGTAACGGtgtaaatgatgaaaaaatacaccaaaaatacaCTAAAGTACATAAATACATTTGTGTTTCTTCAAGGTTATATAAAGATTTCAAAAATggacagatttttaattttataatgtttacCAAAATTACTATGTGAATAGTTAGGATAAGGTCAGTGTAGGAGGCAGAAGGGGCTGTAATCTGGGAAAAAGAGCACAAGTCAGGCAGCCAGGTGCCTGGCAATGTTGCATTTCTTGACCTGGGTAGTGGCTCCACTTCTGTTCACTCTATAGTCATTTGTTGAACTGTACATATATGCTCTACAGATGTCTGTGAACactttatatttcataatttaaaatatttttaaaagtgctctaaaaaattAAGTCACATAGTGGTTCATAGAATCATTTGGTTTATAGCATGTTGTATTGTAGACTGTTTCCAAAACTCAGattatgtttctaatttttttctttctaatattgtTTATTGATGCCTTctcctgtttgtttattatttaccaTATTATATTTAGTAATATGTAAGTTTTTGGACAGTTTTAGACTTACAAAACATTGAGCACGTGGATCAGGGAGTATTGACCCAACCCCACTCACATGTCCccctatttttaacatcttaattccCAAGGTATATTGATGacaattaatgaacaaatgtCAATATGTTATTGTCTACTAAAGGCTCTCATTGGTTCAGATTTCCTCACCTTTTACCCAacctcctttttctgttccaagatctcatctaaaatatcaaattacatttagttttcatgtctccttaggtttcTCTTGGCTGTAACagattctcagactttccttgtttttgaccAAAAGTTAGTATAGAAACCTGAAAGTTTGGGGGAATACTGGTCAGGTATATTGTAAGATGCCCCTCTAGTGGAATTTGATGCTTTTCTTATGATTATCTTgggtttctgtatttttttggAGGAAGATTTCGGAGggaattttatcacattttaatcGCATCATATCAAGCACATATACTATTAAAGTaatttatggctttttttttttttggccacacctcgcagtttgtgggatcttagttccctggccagggatcgaacctgggccctaggcagtgaaagcgcggagttctaaccactggactgccagggaattcccagtttacGACTCTTGATGTTGACCTGGTTAAAATGGTGTTTGGCACGGTCCTCCTCTATAAAATCACTACCTCTCCCCGACTCCCATCCCCACTTACCACTCTGCACCTGCTTCTCACGCTAAGGGAGCACTCCCTTCCTTTAGCAGGGAGCACGATATAATTTATTACCCAgtcctttctttattttattttttaagtaacagaCTTCTACTTTAttaatcatttgtatttttgtatatggctgttctcccttttgttttttgaattgttctatcatttttatattttttttctttcaaataattctGAGGTATTCTGGTTTAGGTTTTACTAACTACTTGTGTACAACATAAAAATCAATAGATTTTAAGCTATTATATGGATATTGTTGTAGATGTTATGtggatattcatttttatataaatatggtTGTGTTCAGTTTTTCGATTATtgactttcaattttatttcatgaTTGAAATAAAAGATTGATCAAGATGGTACTCAATATGTGATTCTATGGAATTTTTGTTGAGATTTATTATGTGGTCTTACAGTggtaaatttttgtaaatgttttatatgtgttGAAAAGCATTTTGCTATGTGGTCGCTGCAGGTAATATAATCaaagttgttaaatttattgtttaaacttttataacgttattaattttcttctctcctcGTCTATCAGTTTCTGGGGGAAcggtgtttgaaaaaaaaaacttcccaccATGATTGCAAATATGCCAGTTTTACCTCATAAGTCTCAGTCTTGGTGTTCTATGTCTCAGTGCTATGTGTCTAGGTGCGTAAAGTACGTCATTGTAATCTTTCCCATGAGTTGTTCTTTTTGATAACCATAAGCTGTCCTTCTTTGACCTTATAAATACATTTGATATTAATTGCTGCTAGACCaggtttcttttgtttaatatttgcttGGTTTGACTTTCGCACgccttttattttcaacctctTAGTTCGCGGTCAGattggtttaaaaaatcaaaagggcGCAGACAAAGTGGGCTGACCAACCAGAGCAAATACCTTTGATTGGTGCTGATCAAATTATACCTTTGCCCCAGTAGAAAGCCAGAGCCATCAGGACATGGGTCTGCATTTGGAGATCAGCTGCCCAGAGaacactgtctctctctctgggtcCTTGAATATCTCCAACTGGAATCAGGATTTTGTTGGTAGAAGGTAGGtcactttatttctgtaatttgtgCGCATGAGCAAAAGAGTTATTTTCCtaccagaagttttaaaaaatgacactatttatgcatatatatatagagagagagagagagtgagagggaacTATACATTGGGATATCCTTtccttgagtttttatttttaaactattttccaaCTTGTTAAgttaatgttttcttaatattttcttggtAAAAATCACACAGATTTTCAGGAAAAAGCACCTCATTGAGTGAACTGCGATCTAACGGGAATGAGAGGGTTTCTAGAACTGGGTAAGGAGCGTGTCAATTGGAAGGGACTTGAAAATTATGTGGGATCAAATTAGAGATTTTGATTGGATATGAGTGTATTAGAATTGGGGTGGTACTGATTGAATTGAACTTGCTGTGGGACATACATAGCCAGACTTTGAGCACAGCCTGTTTCATTCAGAGGCTGAATCCTTCAAGGAAACCATTTTCTGGGTCCTCGTGTATCATCATTTGGAATTAAGATTTTAGACTAGCAGAAGGCAAGCAcatttttggcctttttttttttatcctttaaagCATAAAGATGAAAAGGATGACATTTTATATCAGAGAACAACTCTTTTTCCCtggtaaaattttcatttatttatgcatttaaacTACAAGCATTGCATGCATAtcatttttagatttctttattggGGCCATGTATTTCTGTTATTAAAGGGATTAAAACCTTTTTACTCTTTCACTTTATAATTGATTGTGTGCAGAAGCCCGACGTCAGGCAGCGGCTGCCCGGGCCCGCCCTTGCCGAAGAGGTCCAAGGTCACGTACTGGCTCAGCTGGCGGTAGTAGGGGACCCGCGCCTGGCGCTCGTCCCAGTTGCTCACCACCCAGGCCACCAGCCCTTGTTTCCGGGCCAGCGGCGGGACCAGACCCGCCGGCTGCTCGCTGGGATGGGTCCTAGGGTAGAGGTAGCCGTAAGGCACGAAGATGTCCGAGTCGGCCCGGTAGGAGAGCGTCCAGTTGAAGAGGTTACGTGCCAGGCTCTGCAGCCCCGGGGAGTGGGTGGGTGACTCGAAGTTCATCCACACCCAGCGCTCAGCCAGGGCTAAGGCCTCCGCGGCTTTCTCCTCGTCGTCGATCAGCACCTGCTGCTCCTCCGCCGGGCGCACGTGGACGCCCCAGGGCGGGGGCCAGTCCGGGGGTCCCTTCACCAAGTCTCCGTGGTGGAAAAGCACCGCCTGGGCCTCCCCGGAGGCCGCGCGATCAGTGAGCAGGCGGCAGCCGCTGATGTTGAAGCGCAGCCGGCAATCAGCGGGCGGCCTTTTGGCTCTGTGCCGGCCCCCGAAGGGCTCCCACCACAGCAGCACGCTCACCCGCCGCGGCGGGACGGAGGAGGCCCAGGGCAGCGGCGGCAGCTGCTTCCAGCAAACATAGACGACCACGGCGCTGCACACCAGGCTGGCGGCCATCAGCGCCAACTGGGCCTCGGACAGCCTCAGGCCTCCACGCCGAGTGCGCTGCCGGCCCCACCGCGCGCCCATGGCGAGCGCCGGCagagccgccgccgcccgccgcgcGGCCGCAAGCCCGGAGCGGCGGTGCCCGCTCTCATGCTGCCGCTGAGGGTTCAGCCTTCGTTGCTGCTCGCCGCCCGACCTGGAGCGGGAAAGGGCGGTCCCAGGATCTAAAGGCCCGCAGGTCTTGCTCTCTTCCCCACCACTCGCCGCCTGGCGAGAGTCCAGGGCGAGGGAAGCGGACCCGGCGGCCCAGCCCAGCGCAGCCCCGTCCCTCCCCTCCACCGCGCGCCCGACCAGACCAGCCCGGCCAAGCCCCAGGCGCCTCCTGCAGCACCTCCGCCCACTCCCCGGCCCCTCCAGGGTTCCCGGACTCCCCGGCAGCGCCCCGCCCGCGACTCCGGATGCCGTCGCCGTGATCCCGGACCTCTCCGCGCACCCCACGCCTTGGCCTGGCGCTGGCGCTCTCGCCTGCCGGGGATTCCTTCCCAGCTGCGCCCGAGCCCTCAATCGCGGCCGCCCAGATTCTTGCCTTCCAGAGTGAGGGCCCGGTTCATCCCTGGGCGCCGGCAGCTGGCGCGAGACCCTCCAGAAGCTGCGGCGGCGCGAGCGCAGGCGGGCGCGGGAGGAAGGCGGCCCAGGGGTACCGAGCCTCCGGGCGGGAACGAagatcctcttccttcctctcgcCCCATCAATGGCCAGCGACGCCTGCCGGAGGGAGGGAGCCCGCGAGGCCGCGGAAAC
It encodes:
- the LOC103013077 gene encoding alpha-(1,3)-fucosyltransferase 4; this encodes MGARWGRQRTRRGGLRLSEAQLALMAASLVCSAVVVYVCWKQLPPLPWASSVPPRRVSVLLWWEPFGGRHRAKRPPADCRLRFNISGCRLLTDRAASGEAQAVLFHHGDLVKGPPDWPPPWGVHVRPAEEQQVLIDDEEKAAEALALAERWVWMNFESPTHSPGLQSLARNLFNWTLSYRADSDIFVPYGYLYPRTHPSEQPAGLVPPLARKQGLVAWVVSNWDERQARVPYYRQLSQYVTLDLFGKGGPGQPLPDVGLLHTINYKVKE